The nucleotide window CAGTTGATCGATCTCGCCGTCGCCCTTGGTGTGATGATCGGCCTTTTCGGTATCAGGTGGGTGGGGGGGGGGGAAGACTGATCAGTGGCTTGGGCCTCGACGGCGAGGCGCTGCAAGCCACGGAGACCGCGATTCTTTTCGCGATGCATCTCGGAGCAATTGCGCTACTGGTTTGGTACCTGCGAAAGCGGGGGCTGGGAGCCGGATTACGGCCGCTGGGCAGAGACGCCTGGCACATTCTGTGGGAGCTACCGCTCATCTTCATCGCGGTGCCTTTGCTGACGCAGGTAGTCTCGCACGTAGCTGGCTTGGAACCCATCGAGAATGGGGGATTGGGTTCTAACGTGGGGATGGAGCCTGCATCCCTGCTCAAGGTATTCGTGGTAGGCGCAGTGCTCGCACCACTTTTGAAGGAACTCATCTTCCGCCACATGGTGATGGGCTACTTCGACACGATCATGCCCGCATTTGGGAGCGTGTTGCTCTCGTCGGCGATCTTTGCCGTCCTGCATTTGGAGCCTGTCCAAGTACTCCACGCGTTTTTCGGCGGCATCGCGTTCGCGCTGGTGGCGCGCCGACACCGTTCCTTGTGGGCCAGCATCATCGCCCACGTGTGCAACAATCTGCTAGTCGGACTGATTGTCCTTGCAGGACTGAGCGCGTAAAACCCCCGGCCGAAACCGAGGGCAAACATTCCGCAGCTAGTTGCTCGGCTCGGAATAGTCCACCACGGAGTACTCCTGCAGCTTCGCCAGCTTGTGAATGGACTCGACGTAGCGCACGGTGCCGGACTTCGAACGCATCACCAGCGAGCGGGTGGTCGCACCGTTCTTGCGGTAAGACACGCCGCGCAGCATGTCACCATTGGTCACGCCGGTGGCTGCGAAGTAGCAGTTGTCAGACGTCACCAAGTCGTCGAGCATCAGCACGCGGTCCAGGTCGTGGCCGGCAGCAAGCACCTTCTCGCGCTCTTCGTCGCTCTGCGGCGCCAGCTGGCCTTGGATCTCGCCGCCGAGGCACTTCATCGCACACGCCACCACAACACCCTCCGGGGTACCGCCGACGCCCATCGCGATATCAATGGAGTTGGTGTCCTGGGCTGCAGCGATCGCACCGGCCACGTCGCCGTCCATAATGAAGCGAACCTTTGCGCCGGCCGCACGAATGTCGTCGACAAGCTGTTTGTGCCGCGGGCGATCGAG belongs to Corynebacterium glaucum and includes:
- a CDS encoding CPBP family intramembrane glutamic endopeptidase, which codes for MGLDGEALQATETAILFAMHLGAIALLVWYLRKRGLGAGLRPLGRDAWHILWELPLIFIAVPLLTQVVSHVAGLEPIENGGLGSNVGMEPASLLKVFVVGAVLAPLLKELIFRHMVMGYFDTIMPAFGSVLLSSAIFAVLHLEPVQVLHAFFGGIAFALVARRHRSLWASIIAHVCNNLLVGLIVLAGLSA